One Elusimicrobiota bacterium genomic region harbors:
- the prmC gene encoding peptide chain release factor N(5)-glutamine methyltransferase, with amino-acid sequence MKPIELLNYGKEQLGKNKCYDARILLEHCLKLKPSELYLSKKNIKTYEKNLYRKLLNKKEKGLPTAYITEKTEFMGLEFHVNKNVLVPRQETENLVEEVIKILNTNRSFLTILDIGTGSGNIAISLAKYVPNARIVATDISKEALTVAKINAKSNGVSDKITFIQSNLFDQFYNSKILKLYDCIISNPPYIKTAEIKRLQKEIQHEPAIALDGGYDGLRFYREIISSGKGFLRKNGFLVFEIGYYHSKIIREKMRKNGFKNIKVKNDYLNQERIIYGQNNN; translated from the coding sequence ATGAAGCCGATAGAACTTCTTAATTATGGGAAGGAACAACTGGGTAAAAATAAATGTTACGACGCAAGAATATTATTGGAACATTGCCTGAAATTAAAACCATCTGAGCTTTACCTTTCTAAAAAAAACATAAAAACTTACGAAAAGAATTTATATCGAAAGTTATTAAATAAAAAGGAAAAAGGTTTACCCACGGCTTACATTACGGAAAAGACGGAATTTATGGGACTTGAATTTCATGTTAATAAAAATGTTCTGGTTCCCCGTCAGGAAACTGAGAATTTAGTTGAAGAGGTAATCAAAATACTAAATACTAATCGTTCATTTTTGACTATTCTTGATATAGGGACCGGTTCCGGGAACATAGCAATCTCTCTGGCTAAATACGTTCCAAACGCAAGAATTGTTGCAACAGATATTTCAAAAGAAGCGTTGACTGTTGCTAAGATAAATGCAAAATCAAACGGTGTTTCCGACAAAATAACTTTTATTCAAAGTAATTTATTTGACCAATTCTATAACTCTAAAATCCTAAAACTCTATGACTGTATTATCTCAAATCCTCCATATATAAAAACGGCCGAGATAAAACGCCTTCAAAAAGAAATTCAGCATGAACCTGCAATTGCATTAGATGGCGGGTATGATGGTTTGAGATTTTACAGGGAAATCATATCTTCCGGTAAGGGATTTCTTAGGAAAAACGGATTTTTAGTGTTTGAAATTGGTTATTATCATTCAAAAATAATAAGGGAGAAAATGAGGAAAAATGGATTCAAAAACATAAAAGTGAAAAATGATTATTTGAATCAGGAAAGAATAATATATGGACAAAATAATAATTAA